Genomic segment of Streptomyces sp. NBC_01210:
CAGCCAGAGCACCGACCAGGTCGCGCCTGCCGGATCGCCGCGCCACACCATCGTGTCGGCGGCCTCATGATGGCCCGCGTACTGCACAAAGCGCCCGAACTGCTCGGACCAGAAGTACGGCACCGGGTCATAGACCTCCGGTGGCTCCTGTCCCGGCGCGCCGCCGATGACATTGGCGGCGACCGTACGCGGCCCCTGCAGAGCGTTGTCCCAGTGGTGCACGAGCAGCCGCTCGCCGTAACGGCCGGACGGGAAGGAGGCGCAGTCCCCGACGGCGTACACATCGGGCAGCGAGGTGCGCAGATACGCGTCCGCGGTGATTGCGCCGTCCGGGCCGAGCGCGATGCCGGAGCCGGCGAGCCAGGCGGTGGCGGGCCGGGCGCCGATGCCGACGACCACGGCGCCCGCCGGAAGCTGCCGGCCGTCGGCCAGGATCACCGCGCCGGGCTCGATGTCCGCCACGCGCGCGTGGGTGAGCAGTTCGACGCCGTACTCCGCGTACCAATCGGCCATCGGGCCGGCGACCTCGGCGGGCAGGGCTCCGGCCAGCGGGCGCCCGGCGGCCTCGACGACAGTGACCGTGCAGCCCGCCTCACGGGCGGCCGTCGCGAACTCCGCGCCGATCCAGCCCGCGCCGACGACCACTATGTCGTGCTGCTCCGTGAGAACGGGGCGCAGCCGCGCGGCGTCGTCGAGGGTACGCAGCAGATGGACGCCGGGTACGCCCACGGCGCCGGGCAGGGTGATCGGTTCCGCACCGCTGGCGATGACCAGGACGTCGTACGGGACCGGACCTGCCGCGGTGTCCAGCTCATGGGCCCCGGCGCGCACTCCGGTCACCTCGCAGCCCAGCCGCAGCTCGATGCCGAGTGCCTCGAAGTCGACGTCGAAGGCCGAGCCCTCCGCCTTGCCGAGCAGGATCGCCTTGGAGAGCGGAGGTCTGTCGTACGGCTGATGGGGCTCGGCGCCGATCAGGGTGACCGGGCCGGTGAAACCCTGCTCGCGCAGTGCCACCGCGGTCTGCACTCCGGCCATTCCCGCGCCGACGACGACCACGCGCCGCTGCGTCTGTGCTGTCTGCTGCTCGCTCACCCGACAACCTTACGCATCTGACAGACCGTCAGGAAGGCAGCTGTTCGACGACGCTCGTCCCGCTGCCCTCCTGGGACTCCCATTCCCAGCTCTCCTCCAGCCGCAGCCGCCCGTCCTCGAGCTCCACGACGGTGGAGAGACAGTGCCCCGAGGACGTTCCGCCGTCCGCCTTCAGCTGCACATAACGGAAGTCGAGCCGGTCGCCCTCCCTGGTGCCCACAAGGTGGCCGCGGAGCACGTCGCCGCCCTCGTACTCGGCCCAGATCCGGCCTTCCTGCTCGTGGTACGTGAACCGGGTCCGGGTCCCCACCTGGCCCGGAGCCTGGTCTGCGACCGGGGAGAGCACGAGTCCGTCGAGCGACCTTGCCACAGTGGCTGCTCCCTTACTGCGAGTTGGGGCCTGGGGTTAGGGTGGCCACCGTAAGGCACTCGCGGGAGCCCGGACGCACCGGGCTGAGAGGGAGGCTGGACGGCCTCCGACCGTACGAACCTGATCCGGGTCATGCCGGCGAAGGGAGGGGCTGGACGCCCATGTCGCGTACCTCAGACGTCCTCGTTGTCGGGGGCGGAATCATCGGCCTGGTCACGGCCTGGCGTGCGGCGCAGCGAGGGCTGCGGGTCGCCGTCGCCGATCCGGAGCCCGGCGGCGGCGCTGCGCAGGTCGCGGCGGGCATGCTCGCCGCCGTCACCGAACTGCACTACGGCGAGCAGACGCTGCTCGGCCTCAATCTGGAGTCTGCGCGGCGCTATCCCGCCTTCGTCGCCGAGCTGGAGGAGGCGAGCGGACAGTCCGTCGGCTATCGCGCCTGTGGCACGCTCGCGGTCGCGCTCGACGCCGACGACCGCGCGCACCTGCGTGAACTGCACGCCCTGCAGCGTCAGTCCGGTCTGGAGTCGGAGTGGCTGACGGGGCGCGAATGCCGCCGCCTGGAGCCGATGCTCGCGCCCGGCGTGCGCGGGGGCCTTCGGGTGGACGGCGACCACCAGGTCGATCCGCGGCGGCTGGCCGCGGCGCTGGTGGCGGCCTGCGAGCGGGCCGGGGTGGTCTTCCAGCGCGGCTGGGCGGAGCGGCTGTCAGTGGTACGGGACCGGGCGGCAGGAGCCGTACTGACGGACGGCAGTGAGCTCGCCGCGGACCAGGTGGTGCTGGCGTGCGGCAGTCTGAGCGGCAGGCTCGGCGGCGTACCGGAGGATGTACTGCCGCCGGTACGGCCGGTGAAGGGCCAGGTCCTGCGGCTGACCGTGCCGCGTGCGTACGCGCCGTTCCTCTCCCGGACCGTGCGGGCCGTGGTGCGCGGCAGTGACGTCTATCTGGTGCCGCGCGAGAACGGCGAGCTGGTCATCGGGGCGACCAGCGAGGAGCTCGGCTGGGACACCACGGTGACGGCGGGCGGGGTGTACGAGCTGCTGCGCGACGCGCACGAGCTGGTGCCCGGCATCACCGAGCTGCCGCTCACCGAGACCCGCGCCGGGCTGCGCCCCGGCTCTCCCGACAATGCGCCGCTGCTGGGCCCGACCGCTCTGCCGGGCCTGCATCTGGCCACCGGCCACCACCGCAACGGGGTGCTGCTCACACCCGTCACCGGCGATGTGATGGCCACGGTGCTGGTCACCGGCGCACTGCCGGACGAGGCCCGCGCCTTCACTCCTCGCCGCTTCTCCCCCGTACCTCAGGAGCAGCTACCTCAGGAGCAGCCCGCATGAACGTCCCCGTGTCCGTCACCATCACCGTCTCCGTCAACGGCGAGGCGCGCGAGTTCGCCACAGGCACCACGCTGGACGCCCTGGTCACGTCCCTCACCGCCGCCCCGTCCGGAGTCGCCGCCGCAGTCAACGAGACGGTCGTCCCGCGCAGCCGATGGGCCGGCACGCGCCTCGGCGACGGCGACCGTGTCGAAGTCCTCACCGCAGTGCAGGGAGGCTGATCAGCCATGGCCGACGACCGTCTCACCATCGGCGGCACCGCCTTCAACTCCCGGCTGATCATGGGTACGGGCGGGGCGCCCAGCCTTGACGTACTCGAACGGTCCCTCGTCGCGAGCGGCACGGAGCTGACCACCGTCGCGATGCGCCGCCTCGACCCGACCGTCCAGGGCTCCGTGCTGTCCGTGCTGGAGAAGCTGAACATCAGTGTGCTGCCCAATACGGCGGGCTGCTTCACGGCGGGCGAGGCCGTCCTGACCGCGCGGCTCGCCCGGGAGGCGCTCGGCACGGAGTGGATCAAGCTCGAGGTCGTCGCGGACGAGCGCACACTGCTGCCCGACCCGATCGAGCTGCTGGACGCGGCCGAGACCCTGGTCGACGACGGCTTCACGGTGCTGCCGTACACCAACGACGACCCGGTGCTGGCGCGGAAGCTGGAGGATGTGGGCTGCGCGGCGATCATGCCGCTGGGCTCGCCGATCGGCTCCGGCCTCGGTATCCGTAATCCGCACAATTTCCAGCTGATCGTCGAGCACGCGCGCGTGCCGGTGATTCTGGACGCGGGAGCGGGCACGGCCTCCGACGCGGCGCTGGCGATGGAGCTGGGCTGCGCGGCGGTGATGCTGGCCTCGGCGGTGACCCGGGCGCAGGAGCCGGTGCTCATGGCGGAGGCGATGCGCCATGCGGTCGAGGGGGGCCGCCTCGCGCACCGGGCGGGCCGCATCCCGCGCCGCCACTTCGCGGAGGCGTCGTCCCCTCACGAGGGCCGCGCGGCCCTCGACCCGGAGCGACCCGCGTTCTGACCGCTGCGCGGAGCCGTTTCCCCATCCCGCCGTCCCCGTGACCCGGGCTGCACCGGACCCCGCTCCTCAAACGCCGGAGTGGCTGGAATCCGGTGATTGAGGACACGCCCGAAGGGCGTACCGGGGTCCGGCGAAGCCCCGGGAAGCGGGCGCTGTCACAGCTCGGCTGCAGTACGGCCCCGGTCTCACCCCGGGGCGTCGGGGCTGTCCGTGGTGACTCGTAGACTCTCCCGCGTGGATACGAGCCTCAAGGACCCCCTCGTCGGGCATGTGCTCGACGGCCGCTACCGCGTCGACGCGCGCATCGCCGTCGGCGGGATGGCCACGGTCTACCGGGCCGTCGACACCCGGCTCGACCGGGTGCTCGCGCTCAAGGTGATGCACCCCGCCCTCGCCGCCGACGCCTCTTTCGTGGAGCGCTTCATCCGCGAGGCCAAGTCCGTGGCGCACCTCGCCCACCCCAATGTGGTGGGGGTCTTCGACCAGGGCGCCGAGGGTGCGTATGTCTATCTCGCGATGGAGTACGTCGCGGGCTGCACGCTGCGCGACGTCCTGCGCGAGCGCGGGGCGCTCCAGCCGCGGGCCGCGCTCGACATCCTGGAGCCCGTGCTGGCCGCGCTCGGTGCCGCGCACCGGGCCGGTTTCGTGCACCGGGACATGAAGCCGGAGAACGTGCTGATAGGGGACGACGGCCGGGTCAAGGTCGCCGACTTCGGTCTGGTACGGACCGTGGGCTCCGTCACCAGCACCACCGGCACGGTGCTCGGCACGGTCTCCTATCTCGCTCCCGAGCAGATCGAGTACGGCACCGCCGACACCCGCGCCGATGTGTACGCCTGCGGGGTCGTCCTCTACGAGATGCTCACCGGCACCAAGCCGCACTCCGGCGACACCCCCGCCCAGGTCCTCTTCCAGCATCTGAACGAGGACGTTCCGGCGCCCTCCGCCCTCGTCCCCGGGCTCGCTGTCGAGCTCGACGAGCTGGTGGCGAGCGCCACCGCCCGTAACCCCGAGGTCCGCCCGCACGACGCGGTGGCGCTGCTCGCGCAGGTCCGCGAGGCCCGTGCGCCGCTCGGTGACAAGCAGCTGGACCTGGTGCCGCCGCAGGCGCACACCGAGGCGCAGGACCAGTCCGGGGAGCAGCGCTCGGACGGGGTCCCCGCCTCCGAGGACCGTACGAGCGTGATCCCGCGTGTGATCCCCCGCGAGGAGCCGGAGGAGCCGGAGGTCAACCGCACCACCCGGCTGGCGATGCCGCCCTCGGCGCCGCCGCAGCCCCCGCAGCATTCCCGTCGGCGCGCCGTCCCCAACCGCGGCGTCCTCGCGCTGATGGTCGCGCTGTTCCTGATCCTCGGTGTGGGCGCCGGCGTCTGGTACATCAACTCCGGGCAGTTCACCCGTGTCCCCGCCCTGATCGGCAAGACCGAGAAGGACGCCAGGCAGGAGCTGAAGAACGCCGGACTGGATGTGCGGAAGGTCCGCTTCGACTTCAGCGAGACAGTCAAGCGCGGCACGGTCATCAACAGCGACCCCGCGACCAACGAGCGCATCCGTGGCAACGGCTCGGTGACGATCGTCGTCTCGCGCGGCCCGGAGATCGTCAAGGTCCCCCAGCTCAAGGGCAAGCCGCTCGCCAAGGCCGAGCGTGAGCTGAAGAAGCTCGGTCTCGCGCCGGGAGTGGTGACCAAGGAGTTCAGCGAGGAGATCGCGCAGGGCTCGGTGATCAGCACGGACCCGGAGGCCGGGGCCGGGCGCAGCCCCGATTCCGCGGTCGCCCTCACCGTCAGCAAGGGCGCTCCGATCGAGGTCCCCGGTGTGACCGGCGATTCCCTGGATGCCGCCACCAGCGAGCTCGAAGGCGCCGGGTTCAAGGTCAAGGTCGCCTCCGCGCAGATCAACTCCCCGGAGGATGCGGGCTCCGTCGCCAAGCAGTCCGCGGCCGAGGGCACTCAGCTGGCCCGCGGTGACACGATCACTCTGACGGTCTCCAAGGGCCCGCGGATGATCGACGTGCCCGATGTGGTCGGCAAGAAGGCCGACGAGGCCACGAGCAGGCTGAAGGCGGCGGGCTTCGAGGTCAAGGTCGAGAAGAGCTTCCCGTTCTTCGGCGACACGGTCGAGAGCCAGTCCGTCGAGGGCGGCGGCCAGGCCCCCGAAGGCAGCACGATCACCATCAAGACCGGGGGGCTGTAGTTCTGATGCGCAACCCCGTCGGCGGCCATGTCCCCGTGGCCGGCGGGCTCGCCACGATCGGTCTCGGTTACGCCCGTGAGCTGGAGGCGGAGACCGTCCAGGTCTTCGTCGCCAATCCGCGCGGCTGGGCGACACCCACCGGAAACCCGGCGCAGGACGAGCAGTTCCGCGCCGAGTGCGCGGCCGAGGGGATCTCGGCGTACGTCCATGCGCCGTATCTGATCAACTTCGGCTCGCACACCGAGGCGACCGTCGAGAAGTCCGTGGAATCCCTGCGGCACTCGCTGCGCCGGGGCCGGGAGATCGGCGCGCTGGGTGTGGTGGTGCACACCGGCTCGGCGACCGGCGGCCGCTCCCGCGAGGTGGCGCTGGCGCAGGTACGGGAGCGGATGCTGCCGCTGCTCGATGAGCTGACACACGACGACGACCCGTTCCTGCTGCTGGAATCAACGGCAGGACAGGGTTCCTCGCTCTGCTCGAGAACCTGGGACTTCGGCCCGTACTTCGAGGCGCTGGACTCTCATCCCAAGCTGGGCGTCTGCCTGGACACCTGCCACATCTTCGCGGCGGGACACGATCTGACCGGCCCGCACGGGATGGCGCAGACTCTGGATCTGCTGGTGGACACCGTCGGCGAGGGGCGACTGAAGCTGATCCACGCCAATGACTCCAAGGATGTGGCCGGCGCCCACAAGGACCGCCACGAGAACATTGGCTCGGGCCATATCGGCGAGGAGCCGTTCCGGGAGCTGATGCTGCACCCGTCGACCGAGGGCATACCGCTGATCATCGAGACGCCCGGGGGCAAGGAGGGGCACGCGGCGGATGTGGTGCGGCTGAAGAAACTGCGCTGAGAAACTCCGCTGAGAGATCTCCATCCAGGAATACCCCCTAGGGGTATGTGGTTGTCGCTGTCGACAGGAACCAGGAACCGCTATCTGGCTTTGGGGGCTTCTCATGCAGCGCGACACCCACACCGGACACGCTCACCACACAGAGCACGCTCACCACGCCCATGAAGAGCACGCCCACGGCATCGGCACGGTCAGCTGGTCCATGGCAGCTCAGGCGACTCTCCACTGCCTCACCGGCTGCGCCATCGGCGAGGTCCTGGGCATGGTGCTGGGCACCGCGTTCGGCTGGGGCAATGTGCCGACGATGATCCTGGCGATCGTGCTGGCGTTCTTCTTCGGCTACTCACTCACGCTGCGCGGCGTCCTCAAGGCCGGCGTCGGCTTCAGCACCGCGGTCCGGGTCGCACTGGCCGCCGACACCCTGTCCATCGCCGTGATGGAGCTGATCGACAACGGCGTGATCGCGCTCTGGCCGGACGCCATGGACGCACAGCTCTCGGACACGCTGTTCTGGGGCGCCCTCGCCGCCTCGCTCGTCCTCGCCTTCGTGGTCACCACACCCGTCAACAAGTGGATGATCGGCCGCGGCAAGGGCCACGCGGTGGTCCACCAGTACCACCACTGACCCGCACCAGGACTCAGAGCTCGGGGCCGTGCCCGGGCTCTTCCTGGTACGAGTAGCGTTGCTCGCGCCACGGATCGCCGAGATTGTGATAGCCGCGCTCCTCCCAGAAGCCACGGCGATCGGCGGTCATGTACTCCACACCCCGGACCCACTTGGGCCCTTTCCAGGCATAGAGATGCGGGACGACCAGCCGCAGCGGAAAGCCGTGCTCGGCGGTGAGCAGCTCACCGTCCTTGTGGGTCGCGAAGATCGCGCGCTCCGAGACAAAGTCGGAGAGCCGGAGATTGGCGCTGTATCCGTACTCGGCCCAGACCATGACATGGGTGGCGTTCGGCGCCGGCGGCGCGAAGTCCATGAGCGTACGGGCGGACACCCCGCCCCATTCGGACCCCAGCATGCTGAACTTTGTCACGCAGTGCAGATCGGCGACGACGGTGGAGAAGGGCAGCGCCGAGAACTCCTCGTGGTTCCAGCAGTGTTTGTCGCCGTCCGCCGTGGCGCCGAAGACCCTGAACTCCCAGCGGTCCGGCTTGAACTTGGGTACGGGGCCATAGTGAGTGACCGGCCAGCCACGCTGCAGTCGCTGCCCCGGCGGAAGCTCGGACTCCTCTGATGCGCGGTATTCCCGGCTCTCCGGCTGACCCATGCCTTCAATGGTGACAGACCGGGAAGGGTGGTCATGACCAGGTCCGAACCGATTCGGGCAACTCACACTAAGCGTGTACTTACTGGACGCTCCTCGACCGCGGTGCGAAGATTCGCGCACCTGCCCCAGTAGTCATTACGCGCGGAAGGAGCCTCTGCGATGCAGGGCGACCACGAGGTCATCGAGTTCCTCAATGAGCAGCTGACCGCCGAATTGACCGCAATCAATCAGTACTTCCTGCATGCGAAGATGCAGGAGAACTTCGGCTGGACGAAGCTCGCCAAGTACACCCGGTCAGAGTCGTTCGACGAGATGCGGCACGCGGAAGTACTGACCGACCGGATCCTCTTCCTCGACGGCCTGCCGAACTACCAGCGCCTCTTCCATGTGCGCGTCGGCCAGACGGTCACCGAGATGTTCCAGGCCGACCGGCAGGTCGAGGTGGAGGCGATCGACCGCCTCAAACGCGGCATCGAGGTCATGCGCGGCAAGGGTGACATCACGTCGGCGAACATCTTCGAGTCGATCCTGGCGGACGAGGAGCATCACATCGACTATCTCGACACCCAGCTGGAGCTGGTCGAGAAGCTCGGTGAAGCGCTCTACATCGCCCAGCTGATCGAGCAGCCGGAGAGCTGAGTCGCCCCGTAGGACTAGGCAGCCTCGCTGAGCTCTGGGTCCACAGCGAGTACGGCGGCGGAGTCGCCCTGTTCGAGCAGCTCTCGGCGGGGGCATGCGCCCCGGCCGAGAATCCCCTGGATCCGGCGTACGCACGATCCGCAGTCGGTGCCGGCCTTGGAGACCGACGCAATCTGGCGGGGGGTGCAGGCACCGCCTTCCGCGTGCTCCTTGACCTGCTTCTCGGTGATGCCGAAGCATGAGCAGACGTACACGGCGGTTCACCTCCCCGGTCGGGATCGCTGGCGCCTTCCCGATGATCGGTGAGGCTAACCTAACCTTACCCGCCGAGCCTGCTGCGCAAAAGTCCCGAATACGAGTGTGGGGCGCGGATCACATCGATCCGCGCCCCACACTCGTACATCGGACTACTGGTCCCGGTACATCTCGGCGACCAGGAAGGCCAGGTCCAGGGACTGGCTGCGGTTCAGCCGCGGGTCGCAGGCCGTCTCGTACCGCTGGTGGAGATCGTCGACGAAGATCTCGTCGCCGCCGCCCACGCACTCGGTGACATCGTCACCGGTGAGCTCGACATGGATGCCGCCCGGGTGCGTGCCGAGCGCCTTGTGGACCTCGAAGAAGCCCTTGACCTCGTCGAGCACATCGTCGAATCGGCGGGTCTTGTGGCCCGAGGCCGCCTCGAAGGTGTTGCCGTGCATCGGGTCGGTCACCCACGCCACGGTGGCACCGGAGGCCGTGACCTTCTCAACCAGCTCGGGGAGCTTGTCGCGGACCTTGTCGGCGCCCATACGGACGACAAAGGTCAGCCGGCCCGGCTCGCGCTCGGGGTCGAGCTTGTCGATGTACTGCAGCGCCTCGTCGACCGTGGTCGTCGGGCCGAGCTTCACACCGATCGGATTGCGGATCTGCGAGGCGAACTCGATGTGCGCCCCGTCCAGCTGGCGGGTGCGCTCGCCGATCCAGACCATATGGCCGGAGGTGTTGTACAGCTGGCCGGTCCGCGAGTCGGTGCGGGTCAGCGCGCCCTCGTAGTCGAGCAGCAGCGCCTCGTGGGAGGCGTAGAACTCGACCGTACGGAACTCCGCCGGGTCCGTGCCGCATGCCTTCATGAAGTTGAGCGCGTTGTCGATCTCCCGCGCGAGCTGCTCGTAGCGCTGCCCGGAGGGGGACGACTTCACGAAGTCCTGGTTCCAGGCGTGCACCTGCCGCAGGTCGGCGTAACCGCCGGTGGTGAAGGCGCGCACCAGGTTGAGCGTCGCGGAGGAGGCGTTGTACATCCGCTTGAGCCGCTCGGGGTCCGGGATGCGGGCCGCCTCGGTGAACTCGAAGCCGTTGACGGAATCGCCCCGGTAGGTCGGGAGCGTCACGCCGTCGCGGGTCTCGGTCGGCTTGGAGCGCGGCTTGGAGTACTGGCCGGCGATCCGGCCGACCTTCACCACCGGGACGGACGCGGCGTAGGTGAGCACCGCGCCCATCTGGAGGAGGGTCTTGAGCTTGTTGCGGATCTGGTCGGCGGAGACCGCGTCGAAGGCCTCGGCGCAGTCGCCGCCCTGCAGCAGGAACGCCTCGCCCTTGGCAACGGCTCCCAGTCGGGCGCGCAGCTGGTCGCACTCGCCCGCGAAGACGAGCGGCGGATACGCCTCGAGGTCCGCGATCACATCGCGCAGAGCCTCGGCATCGGGGTACTCGGGCTGCTGCGCCGCGGGAAGGTCTCGCCAGGTGTTGCCACCGGCAGTGGTGGTCTTAGCGTTCACGGTCACGCCGTCAACATTACGGGGTCTCTGCGGACGTACCCCCGACCGCCCACCAAATGAGACAGGAGTGGACTCGGAGGCGCACCCCTGTCCGTACCGAGACTGCTGTCCGTACCGAATCCGACCGGATCCGTCACCTCGGCACGGTTCGGCGCGGCGCGATGCGTTATGGTCGGCGTCATGTTCGCGCAACCGACTCAGAACTGGTGGTGGACCGCTCATCCGGCGGCCCACTGACTGCGCGTACACCCAATCGCGGAGGCCGCCCGAGGGGCGGCCTTCAGTGTTTCCCGGGTCCCGGGACAGCGGCCGTTCCTCCCACCCGGAAGGAACACGACGCATGCTCATCAGCCGACTGCTGGACGACGACTGCCCGCCCTTCGCCCTGCTGCGCAGACGCACCCCCGGCCACGACCACGACACCGTCGAGGTTCTGATCGGCACCGTTCACGAGGCCGAACGGCTCGCCGACATCCCGGTCGGCGACCGCCCCTCGCTCGCCCTGATCCCGTTCCGCCAGATCAGGGAACGCGGCTTCGACGTACGCGACGACGGGACGCCACTGACCGTGCTCGTCGCCGACGAGAGCCATGAGCTCCCGCTCGCCGAAGCCCTGGAGAGACTGCCCGCGCACGACGTACGGGTCGAGGGCGGGGCCTTCGACGTCGACGACGAGGAGTACGCGGGCATCGTCCGGCGGGTCATCGAGGACGAGATCGGACAGGGCGAGGGCGCGAACTTCGTCATCCGCCGTACGTACACCGGCAGGATCCCGGACTTCGGCCGGGCCGACGCGCTGGCCCTGTTCCGGCGGCTGCTGGCCGGCGAGCGCGGTGCGTACTGGACCTTTGTCGTGCACACGGGAAACAGGGGGCCCGAAGGGCCTTCTTCGGAAGGGCGGCGGCGGGAGACGGGTGGGCGCACCCTGGTCGGAGCCTCCCCCGAGGTCCATGTCCGGATGAGCGGCGGCACCGTCGTGATGAATCCGATCAGCGGGACGTACCGCTATCCGCCCGAGGGCCCGACCCCCGAGGCGCTGCTCGGCTTCCTGGACGACCGCAAGGAGCGCGAGGAGCTCTCCATGGTCGTCGACGAGGAGCTGAAGATGATGTGCACCGTCGGCGACATGGGCGGTGTCGTCGTCGGGCCCCGGCTCAAGGAGATGGCTCATCTCGCGCACACCGAATACGAGTTGAGGGGCAAGAGCTCCCTGGATGTACGGGACGTACTGCGGGAGACCATGTTCGCGGCGACGGTGACAGGATCGCCGGTGCAGAACGCCTGCCGGGTCATCGAGCGGCACGAGGTGGGCGGGCGCGGCTACTACGCGGGCGCCCTGGCGCTGATCGGCAAGAACGCGGGTGGCGGGGAAGGACAGGGCGGCGCGCAGACCCTCGACTCCCCCATTCTGATCCGTACCGCCGACATCGACGCCGAAGGATTCCTGCGGGTACCGGTCGGGGCGACCCTCGTCCGGCACTCCGACCCGGCGGGCGAAGTCGCCGAGACGCATGCCAAGGCGGCCGGTGTACTGGCCGCGCTGGGGGTGCGTCCCGGGCGGCCCGAGGAGCTCGCCGAGCGCCCGAAGCTCGCCGACGACCCGCGGGTGCGGGCCGCCCTGGACGCCCGCCGCGCCGACCTCGCGCCCTTCTGGCTGCGGATGCAGGAGCGCAGCGCCCAGTTGACCGGCCACGCCCTGGTCGTCGACGGCGAGGACACCTTCACCGCGATGCTGGCGCATCTGCTGCGCTCCACCGGCCTGGAGGTGACGGTGCGTCGGTACGACGAGGCGGGCCTGCGGGAATCGGCACTGTCGCACACGGGACCGGTGGTGCTGGGTCCGGGGCCGGGCAATCCGGCCGACGGGGGCGATC
This window contains:
- a CDS encoding DUF4396 domain-containing protein, which translates into the protein MQRDTHTGHAHHTEHAHHAHEEHAHGIGTVSWSMAAQATLHCLTGCAIGEVLGMVLGTAFGWGNVPTMILAIVLAFFFGYSLTLRGVLKAGVGFSTAVRVALAADTLSIAVMELIDNGVIALWPDAMDAQLSDTLFWGALAASLVLAFVVTTPVNKWMIGRGKGHAVVHQYHH
- the thiS gene encoding sulfur carrier protein ThiS, translating into MNVPVSVTITVSVNGEAREFATGTTLDALVTSLTAAPSGVAAAVNETVVPRSRWAGTRLGDGDRVEVLTAVQGG
- a CDS encoding sulfite oxidase-like oxidoreductase — translated: MGQPESREYRASEESELPPGQRLQRGWPVTHYGPVPKFKPDRWEFRVFGATADGDKHCWNHEEFSALPFSTVVADLHCVTKFSMLGSEWGGVSARTLMDFAPPAPNATHVMVWAEYGYSANLRLSDFVSERAIFATHKDGELLTAEHGFPLRLVVPHLYAWKGPKWVRGVEYMTADRRGFWEERGYHNLGDPWREQRYSYQEEPGHGPEL
- the pknB gene encoding Stk1 family PASTA domain-containing Ser/Thr kinase; translation: MDTSLKDPLVGHVLDGRYRVDARIAVGGMATVYRAVDTRLDRVLALKVMHPALAADASFVERFIREAKSVAHLAHPNVVGVFDQGAEGAYVYLAMEYVAGCTLRDVLRERGALQPRAALDILEPVLAALGAAHRAGFVHRDMKPENVLIGDDGRVKVADFGLVRTVGSVTSTTGTVLGTVSYLAPEQIEYGTADTRADVYACGVVLYEMLTGTKPHSGDTPAQVLFQHLNEDVPAPSALVPGLAVELDELVASATARNPEVRPHDAVALLAQVREARAPLGDKQLDLVPPQAHTEAQDQSGEQRSDGVPASEDRTSVIPRVIPREEPEEPEVNRTTRLAMPPSAPPQPPQHSRRRAVPNRGVLALMVALFLILGVGAGVWYINSGQFTRVPALIGKTEKDARQELKNAGLDVRKVRFDFSETVKRGTVINSDPATNERIRGNGSVTIVVSRGPEIVKVPQLKGKPLAKAERELKKLGLAPGVVTKEFSEEIAQGSVISTDPEAGAGRSPDSAVALTVSKGAPIEVPGVTGDSLDAATSELEGAGFKVKVASAQINSPEDAGSVAKQSAAEGTQLARGDTITLTVSKGPRMIDVPDVVGKKADEATSRLKAAGFEVKVEKSFPFFGDTVESQSVEGGGQAPEGSTITIKTGGL
- a CDS encoding thiazole synthase, producing MADDRLTIGGTAFNSRLIMGTGGAPSLDVLERSLVASGTELTTVAMRRLDPTVQGSVLSVLEKLNISVLPNTAGCFTAGEAVLTARLAREALGTEWIKLEVVADERTLLPDPIELLDAAETLVDDGFTVLPYTNDDPVLARKLEDVGCAAIMPLGSPIGSGLGIRNPHNFQLIVEHARVPVILDAGAGTASDAALAMELGCAAVMLASAVTRAQEPVLMAEAMRHAVEGGRLAHRAGRIPRRHFAEASSPHEGRAALDPERPAF
- the thiO gene encoding glycine oxidase ThiO; translated protein: MSRTSDVLVVGGGIIGLVTAWRAAQRGLRVAVADPEPGGGAAQVAAGMLAAVTELHYGEQTLLGLNLESARRYPAFVAELEEASGQSVGYRACGTLAVALDADDRAHLRELHALQRQSGLESEWLTGRECRRLEPMLAPGVRGGLRVDGDHQVDPRRLAAALVAACERAGVVFQRGWAERLSVVRDRAAGAVLTDGSELAADQVVLACGSLSGRLGGVPEDVLPPVRPVKGQVLRLTVPRAYAPFLSRTVRAVVRGSDVYLVPRENGELVIGATSEELGWDTTVTAGGVYELLRDAHELVPGITELPLTETRAGLRPGSPDNAPLLGPTALPGLHLATGHHRNGVLLTPVTGDVMATVLVTGALPDEARAFTPRRFSPVPQEQLPQEQPA
- a CDS encoding NAD(P)/FAD-dependent oxidoreductase; this translates as MSEQQTAQTQRRVVVVGAGMAGVQTAVALREQGFTGPVTLIGAEPHQPYDRPPLSKAILLGKAEGSAFDVDFEALGIELRLGCEVTGVRAGAHELDTAAGPVPYDVLVIASGAEPITLPGAVGVPGVHLLRTLDDAARLRPVLTEQHDIVVVGAGWIGAEFATAAREAGCTVTVVEAAGRPLAGALPAEVAGPMADWYAEYGVELLTHARVADIEPGAVILADGRQLPAGAVVVGIGARPATAWLAGSGIALGPDGAITADAYLRTSLPDVYAVGDCASFPSGRYGERLLVHHWDNALQGPRTVAANVIGGAPGQEPPEVYDPVPYFWSEQFGRFVQYAGHHEAADTMVWRGDPAGATWSVLWLRDGALVALLAVGRARDLAQGRKLILSGIRLDPARAADPSVPLKAAAD
- a CDS encoding (2Fe-2S)-binding protein, coding for MYVCSCFGITEKQVKEHAEGGACTPRQIASVSKAGTDCGSCVRRIQGILGRGACPRRELLEQGDSAAVLAVDPELSEAA
- the bfr gene encoding bacterioferritin, producing MQGDHEVIEFLNEQLTAELTAINQYFLHAKMQENFGWTKLAKYTRSESFDEMRHAEVLTDRILFLDGLPNYQRLFHVRVGQTVTEMFQADRQVEVEAIDRLKRGIEVMRGKGDITSANIFESILADEEHHIDYLDTQLELVEKLGEALYIAQLIEQPES
- a CDS encoding deoxyribonuclease IV, which gives rise to MRNPVGGHVPVAGGLATIGLGYARELEAETVQVFVANPRGWATPTGNPAQDEQFRAECAAEGISAYVHAPYLINFGSHTEATVEKSVESLRHSLRRGREIGALGVVVHTGSATGGRSREVALAQVRERMLPLLDELTHDDDPFLLLESTAGQGSSLCSRTWDFGPYFEALDSHPKLGVCLDTCHIFAAGHDLTGPHGMAQTLDLLVDTVGEGRLKLIHANDSKDVAGAHKDRHENIGSGHIGEEPFRELMLHPSTEGIPLIIETPGGKEGHAADVVRLKKLR